From the Nodularia sp. NIES-3585 genome, one window contains:
- the malQ gene encoding 4-alpha-glucanotransferase yields MPFPRSSGILLHPTSFPSRFGIGDLGLEAYKFIDFLRETYQQYWQVLPLGPTGYGNSPYAAYSAMAGNPMLISPEQLQEQGLLAEEDFAHLPVFNESKVDYDQVNSIKIALLKKACENFQIKATPFQQKEFAGFCDSKAYWLDDYALFMALKDANNNTSWHTWESEIVKREPAAIEQAREKLKSEIYYYKFVQFEFFRQWSELKSYANMSGIYIIGDIPIYVAQDSADVWAHPNIFCLDEETREPALMAGVPPDYFSETGQLWGNPVYNWEELQKQDFKWWLGRFEAMLDYIDVIRIDHFRGFEAYWAVERGEDTAMNGVWMKAPGDELFAAIKDKLGTLPVLAEDLGVITPEVEALRDKYEFPGMKVLQFAFGSDPGNPFLPFNYTRNAVVYTGTHDNDTTVGWFNQANDWEKRNLLLYLGCISPEGIHWDVIRLALSSIANQAIIPLQDILGLGTEARMNFPSTAEGNWDWRYQPSLLTKELGERLKNLTQLYGRAPQAK; encoded by the coding sequence ATGCCTTTTCCCAGATCCAGTGGTATTTTGCTGCATCCTACATCTTTTCCCAGTCGATTTGGCATTGGGGATTTAGGCTTAGAAGCCTATAAATTTATTGATTTTCTCAGAGAAACTTACCAGCAATATTGGCAAGTCTTACCATTAGGACCAACTGGATACGGTAATTCTCCCTATGCTGCATATTCAGCAATGGCGGGAAACCCCATGCTGATCAGCCCAGAACAACTGCAAGAACAAGGTTTACTCGCTGAAGAAGACTTTGCTCATTTACCAGTATTTAACGAATCTAAGGTAGATTACGACCAAGTAAACTCAATCAAAATTGCTTTACTTAAAAAAGCTTGCGAGAATTTTCAAATTAAAGCAACACCTTTCCAACAAAAGGAATTTGCCGGATTTTGTGACAGCAAAGCCTATTGGCTCGATGACTACGCCTTATTTATGGCGCTCAAAGATGCTAATAATAATACCAGTTGGCATACTTGGGAATCAGAAATTGTCAAGCGCGAACCAGCCGCAATAGAGCAAGCTAGGGAAAAATTAAAATCTGAAATTTATTATTACAAGTTTGTCCAATTTGAATTTTTCCGCCAGTGGTCAGAACTCAAATCTTATGCCAACATGAGCGGGATTTACATTATTGGCGATATTCCTATCTATGTAGCCCAAGATAGCGCCGATGTCTGGGCGCATCCCAATATCTTTTGTCTAGATGAAGAAACTAGAGAACCGGCATTAATGGCGGGAGTTCCACCAGATTACTTTAGTGAAACTGGTCAATTATGGGGAAATCCGGTTTATAACTGGGAAGAATTACAAAAACAAGACTTTAAGTGGTGGCTGGGTCGCTTTGAAGCGATGCTGGATTATATAGATGTAATTCGCATTGACCACTTCCGAGGTTTTGAAGCTTATTGGGCTGTGGAACGAGGAGAAGACACTGCAATGAATGGAGTGTGGATGAAAGCTCCAGGAGACGAATTATTTGCTGCGATTAAAGATAAATTGGGAACACTACCCGTTTTAGCGGAAGATTTGGGAGTAATTACGCCAGAAGTAGAAGCGCTGCGGGATAAGTATGAATTTCCCGGAATGAAAGTTTTGCAGTTTGCTTTTGGTTCTGATCCCGGTAATCCGTTTTTACCTTTCAACTACACACGCAATGCTGTAGTTTATACGGGAACTCACGATAATGACACAACTGTAGGCTGGTTCAATCAAGCTAACGATTGGGAAAAGCGCAACTTATTACTTTATTTAGGTTGTATCAGTCCTGAAGGTATCCACTGGGATGTGATTCGACTAGCTTTAAGTTCTATCGCCAATCAAGCAATTATTCCTTTGCAGGATATTTTAGGTTTAGGAACCGAAGCGCGAATGAATTTTCCCAGCACTGCTGAAGGTAACTGGGATTGGCGTTATCAGCCGTCATTGTTGACAAAAGAACTAGGGGAGAGACTAAAAAATCTGACTCAACTCTACGGACGCGCACCCCAGGCGAAGTGA
- a CDS encoding NUDIX hydrolase, with protein sequence MTYRNPAPTVDIIIELVDRPHRPIVLIERHNSPLGWAIPGGFVDYGEAVEVAARREAAEETGLQVELIEQFLVYSDPDRDRRQHTISIVFLATASGEPLAGDDAKNVGVFESWRVPSNLCFDHDRILQDYWRYRHYGLRPRLGFD encoded by the coding sequence ATGACTTATAGAAATCCTGCACCCACGGTTGATATCATCATTGAGTTGGTGGATCGACCACATCGACCGATAGTTTTAATTGAGCGCCATAATTCACCTTTGGGTTGGGCTATTCCTGGTGGTTTTGTGGATTATGGTGAGGCTGTGGAAGTGGCGGCGCGGCGGGAAGCTGCGGAGGAAACGGGTTTGCAGGTGGAGTTAATTGAACAGTTTTTGGTCTATTCTGACCCTGATCGCGATCGCCGTCAGCATACTATCAGTATTGTGTTTTTGGCAACTGCATCGGGTGAACCACTAGCGGGTGATGATGCTAAGAATGTGGGGGTTTTTGAGTCTTGGCGTGTGCCGAGTAATTTATGTTTTGACCATGACCGGATTTTGCAGGATTATTGGCGGTATCGGCATTATGGGCTGCGTCCTAGGTTGGGTTTTGATTAA
- a CDS encoding Rid family detoxifying hydrolase has protein sequence MNAETLLEKYAAGERLFQQVNLAEENLTGADLSEIDLYGTNLKGTDLSEANLTKAILKSADFTKASLKNADLHSVTASSSIFSWADLKSADLSWSTLNDAQFNSANLEEATLIGVNLTNAKLSFANLDMANLSGANLSNANLNNASLGGANLSKALLNKADLEESYLIGANFTLATLKEANLQKAKIQGAKFQRANLTQVDFSGMNLANCDFTGANLLVTNLTKAILQGANLERAILQYANLTRANLDGANLRRADLTGANIYGATFKNADLTGAIMPDGEVYQPTTSEGEIGQPETLLEEVIFMTREVIRTDNAPAPVGPYNQAIAASGKMIFVAGQIAIDPRLGDVVYTDDVKKQTEQVMANMEAILTASGAKFENVVKTTVFLADMNDFAAVNAIYAKYFPEETAPARACVQVSRLPKNVLVEIDCIAVI, from the coding sequence ATGAATGCTGAGACATTGTTGGAGAAATATGCCGCAGGAGAACGCCTATTTCAACAAGTAAATCTGGCGGAAGAAAATCTCACAGGTGCTGATTTAAGTGAGATTGACCTATATGGTACAAACTTGAAGGGAACTGATTTAAGTGAAGCAAACTTAACTAAAGCAATCCTTAAGAGTGCAGATTTTACTAAAGCGTCTCTCAAAAACGCCGATTTACATAGTGTTACTGCTTCTTCATCAATATTTAGTTGGGCAGACCTAAAGAGTGCTGACTTAAGTTGGTCAACCTTGAATGATGCTCAGTTTAACTCGGCAAACTTAGAAGAAGCAACTCTGATCGGGGTAAATTTAACCAATGCCAAATTATCATTTGCAAACCTAGATATGGCAAACCTTAGTGGTGCAAATCTTAGTAACGCAAATCTTAATAATGCTTCATTAGGCGGAGCAAATTTGAGTAAGGCTTTATTGAATAAAGCAGACTTGGAAGAATCATACTTAATCGGAGCTAATTTCACTCTGGCAACTTTAAAGGAAGCCAACTTACAAAAAGCCAAAATTCAAGGAGCTAAATTTCAGAGAGCAAATCTAACTCAAGTTGATTTCTCAGGGATGAATTTAGCTAATTGCGATTTTACAGGTGCAAATCTTCTAGTTACAAACCTGACAAAAGCTATTCTTCAAGGGGCAAATTTAGAACGGGCGATACTGCAATATGCAAATCTTACCAGAGCAAATTTAGATGGTGCAAATCTCAGAAGAGCAGATTTAACGGGAGCCAATATTTACGGTGCAACCTTCAAAAATGCTGACCTCACTGGTGCGATAATGCCTGATGGGGAAGTTTACCAGCCGACAACCTCTGAGGGGGAAATTGGTCAGCCAGAAACATTATTAGAAGAAGTAATATTTATGACTCGTGAAGTAATTCGCACAGATAATGCACCGGCTCCAGTGGGACCATATAATCAGGCGATCGCCGCTTCCGGTAAAATGATCTTCGTAGCTGGTCAAATTGCCATCGATCCTCGCCTCGGTGATGTCGTCTATACAGATGATGTGAAAAAGCAAACCGAGCAGGTCATGGCTAATATGGAAGCTATTCTGACAGCATCTGGTGCAAAATTTGAAAATGTGGTCAAAACAACAGTATTTTTAGCTGATATGAATGATTTTGCCGCAGTCAATGCGATTTATGCAAAATATTTTCCTGAAGAAACAGCCCCCGCCCGTGCTTGTGTGCAGGTTTCTCGTTTACCTAAGAATGTTTTGGTAGAGATTGATTGTATTGCTGTAATCTGA
- a CDS encoding Rid family detoxifying hydrolase, with protein MDANELLKKYAQGHRDFNSANLKGIDLKGADLSDVNLSKANIESANLTRSSLTGANLCLLNSYNVNFSWADLSGTDFRQAILSSSNFHRANLDSSKLNQVKLNSANLTNASLKNAILVRADLTSANLSGANLAGADLSQATLKSSTLNNTDFQQTKIRGVDLYQASLFGVNMANADLERACLSEANLIMANFDGANLKKANLTGANIYGATFKNADLTGAIMPNGQVYQPTTSEGEIGQPETLLEKVIFMTREVIKTDNAPAPVGPYNQAIAASGKMIFVAGQIAIDPRLGDVVYTDDVKKQTEQVMANMEAILTASGAKFENVVKTTVFLADMNDFAVVNAVYAQYFPEETAPARACVQVSRLPKNVLVEIDCIAVI; from the coding sequence ATGGATGCTAATGAATTGTTGAAGAAATATGCACAGGGTCATCGGGACTTTAATAGTGCAAATTTAAAAGGGATAGACCTCAAAGGTGCTGATTTAAGTGATGTTAACCTGAGCAAAGCAAATATTGAAAGTGCCAACCTCACCAGATCATCTTTGACTGGCGCAAATTTATGTTTGTTAAACAGTTATAATGTGAATTTCAGTTGGGCAGATTTGAGTGGTACTGACTTTCGGCAGGCAATTCTCAGTAGCTCAAACTTTCATCGTGCCAATCTTGATAGTTCTAAACTAAATCAAGTAAAACTAAATAGCGCAAACCTAACTAATGCATCCTTGAAAAATGCAATTCTTGTAAGAGCAGACCTCACAAGTGCTAATTTGAGTGGAGCTAACCTGGCTGGGGCTGATTTGAGTCAAGCAACTCTAAAGAGTTCGACACTCAATAATACGGATTTTCAGCAAACCAAGATTCGAGGTGTTGATTTATATCAAGCAAGTTTGTTTGGTGTAAATATGGCTAACGCGGATTTAGAAAGAGCCTGTTTGTCAGAGGCAAATTTAATAATGGCAAACTTTGATGGTGCAAATTTGAAAAAGGCGAATTTAACTGGAGCCAATATTTACGGTGCTACCTTCAAAAATGCTGACCTCACTGGTGCGATAATGCCTAATGGGCAAGTTTACCAGCCAACAACCTCTGAGGGGGAAATTGGTCAGCCAGAAACATTATTAGAAAAAGTGATATTTATGACTCGTGAAGTAATTAAGACTGATAACGCACCGGCTCCAGTGGGACCATATAATCAGGCGATCGCCGCTTCCGGTAAAATGATCTTCGTAGCTGGTCAAATTGCCATTGACCCCCGCCTCGGTGATGTCGTCTACACGGATGACGTAAAAAAACAAACCGAGCAGGTAATGGCTAATATGGAAGCTATTTTAACAGCATCTGGTGCGAAGTTTGAAAACGTGGTCAAAACCACAGTATTCTTAGCTGATATGAATGATTTTGCCGTAGTAAATGCGGTTTATGCTCAATATTTCCCCGAAGAAACAGCCCCAGCCCGTGCTTGTGTACAGGTTTCTCGCCTACCAAAAAATGTTTTAGTAGAAATTGATTGTATAGCCGTCATCTAA
- a CDS encoding (2Fe-2S) ferredoxin domain-containing protein translates to MSASYSTDISEFCLEGRFIDFVMKDGYKVKGLLLGTADGECYVKLAKHLRMAFDLRLARGTWLQVIGYKTHDRKKDKVTLKAERVMAARSDIGRVATVTPVEEPAAMKTAKAKSTKNKHTILVCQKSDCMKRGGKAVCQALEAALSNRGLEDQVTIKGTGCMKNCKAGPNLVMPEKNRYSRIKAAQVPELMDKHFADNREEEAPQFIHQSKLG, encoded by the coding sequence ATGAGTGCATCTTATAGTACAGACATCTCAGAATTTTGCCTAGAAGGAAGGTTTATAGATTTTGTAATGAAAGATGGTTACAAGGTCAAAGGTTTGTTATTAGGTACTGCCGATGGTGAATGCTATGTTAAACTCGCTAAACATTTACGGATGGCTTTTGACTTGCGTTTAGCGCGGGGTACTTGGCTGCAAGTTATTGGCTACAAAACCCATGATAGAAAAAAGGATAAAGTTACATTAAAAGCCGAGCGTGTGATGGCAGCACGTTCTGATATAGGGAGAGTCGCAACTGTTACCCCAGTAGAGGAACCAGCAGCAATGAAAACCGCTAAGGCTAAATCAACGAAAAATAAACACACAATTTTAGTGTGTCAGAAGTCTGATTGTATGAAACGTGGCGGTAAGGCAGTTTGTCAAGCCTTGGAGGCGGCTTTAAGTAATCGCGGTTTGGAGGACCAAGTAACTATTAAAGGTACTGGCTGCATGAAAAACTGCAAGGCTGGGCCTAATTTAGTGATGCCAGAAAAAAACCGCTATAGTCGCATTAAAGCAGCGCAAGTTCCTGAACTCATGGATAAGCATTTTGCCGATAATCGGGAAGAAGAAGCGCCGCAATTCATACACCAGAGCAAATTGGGCTGA
- a CDS encoding Asr1405/Asl0597 family protein — translation MKSLSSEIKTNFVVGVEVDWSDRWHVYKRLQELDIPCWCEANQPLRVEIKNPLAVVQLWSVMQQLTTSRQDLICNLEHCWKGRYRKF, via the coding sequence TTGAAATCGTTAAGTTCAGAAATCAAGACAAATTTCGTCGTTGGGGTAGAGGTGGACTGGTCAGACCGATGGCACGTTTATAAACGCTTACAGGAGTTAGATATTCCCTGTTGGTGTGAGGCTAACCAGCCATTGCGGGTTGAAATTAAGAATCCTTTAGCAGTGGTTCAATTGTGGTCTGTAATGCAGCAGTTAACAACATCTCGGCAAGATTTGATTTGTAATCTTGAGCATTGCTGGAAAGGTCGCTACCGAAAGTTTTGA
- a CDS encoding Dps family protein, whose translation MSDTQTLLQNFGQVYDNPVLLDHSVTAPVTEGFNVVLASFQALYLQYQKHHFVVEGAEFYSLHELFSDHYEQVQDHIHEIGERLNGLGGVPAASFSKLAELTCFEQEPDGVYSCRQMVENDLAAEQAILNVIRRQASQAESLGDRGTRYLYEQILLKTEERAYHLAHFLAKDSLTLGFVQPAQN comes from the coding sequence ATGTCTGATACACAAACCTTATTACAAAATTTTGGACAGGTTTATGACAATCCTGTATTGCTAGACCACAGTGTAACCGCTCCAGTCACTGAAGGTTTCAACGTTGTATTAGCTAGCTTCCAGGCACTGTACTTGCAATATCAAAAGCACCATTTTGTCGTGGAAGGTGCAGAATTTTACTCACTGCATGAGTTATTTAGTGACCATTATGAGCAAGTACAAGATCATATCCATGAAATTGGCGAACGCTTAAATGGATTGGGTGGTGTACCAGCTGCTAGTTTCAGCAAGTTAGCAGAATTAACCTGTTTTGAGCAAGAACCCGATGGCGTATATTCTTGCCGCCAAATGGTAGAAAATGACTTAGCAGCAGAACAAGCCATCCTAAACGTGATTCGTCGTCAAGCTTCTCAGGCAGAGAGCTTGGGTGACCGTGGTACACGCTATCTCTATGAGCAAATTCTGTTAAAAACTGAAGAAAGAGCGTACCATTTAGCTCACTTCCTAGCGAAAGACAGCTTAACTTTAGGATTTGTCCAACCTGCTCAAAATTAG
- the carB gene encoding carbamoyl-phosphate synthase large subunit — protein MPRRQDIQKILLLGSGPIVIGQACEFDYSGTQACKALREEGYEVVLVNSNPATIMTDPETADRTYIEPLTPDIVEKVIAKERPDALLPTMGGQTALNLAVALAKSGALDKYNVELIGAKLPAIEKAEDRKLFNEAMAKIGVAVCPSGTASSLAESKEIAQKIGTYPLIIRPAFTMGGTGGGIAYNKEEFEEMAQVGIDASPVSQILIDQSLLGWKEYELEVMRDLADNVVIICSIENIDPMGIHTGDSITVAPAQTLTDKEYQRLRDMAIKIIREIGVETGGSNIQFAVNPVNGDVVVIEMNPRVSRSSALASKATGFPIAKIAAKLAVGYTLDEIKNDITKQTPASFEPTIDYVVTKIPRFAFEKFPGSDPVLTTQMKSVGEAMAIGRTFNESFQKALRSLETGRAGWGCDQPEKLPSGEQIRAQLRTPHPDRIFAVRHALQLGLSTEEIYELTAIDPWFLDKMQQMLDVEKFLKRTPLKQLTKEQFYEVKRDGFSDRQIAFATKTTEDEVRSYRKELGVIPVYKTVDTCAAEFEAFTPYYYSTYEDETEVLPTSKPKVMILGGGPNRIGQGIEFDYCCCHAAYALKKAGFETIMVNSNPETVSTDYDTSDRLYFEPLTKEDVINIIEAENPVGVIIQFGGQTPLKLAVPLEQFLKNHPSLPTKIWGTSPDSIDMAENRERFEKILNELNIAQPPNGIARSYEDALIVAKRIGYPVVVRPSYVLGGRAMEIVYSDTDLERYMTFAVLVEPEHPILIDKFLENAIEVDVDAIADHTGRVVIGGIMEHIEQAGIHSGDSACSLPSISLSPAVLQQIRTWTVQLAQALSVVGLMNIQFAVVGAQGYSPQVYILEANPRASRTVPFVSKSTGIPLAKVASLIMSGKTLEELNFTKEVIPSHIAVKEAVLPFNKFPGTDTILGPEMRSTGEVMGIDRDFGRAFAKAELAAGEFLPLKGTVFVSMSDRDKSDAVNVVKELMTLGFTVMATLGTRRVLQENGLDVELVLKLHEGRPHVLDAIKNQKIQLIINTPSGEEAQTDARLIRRTALAYKIPIITTIAGARATVAAIHSLQTTTLDVKVIQDYCTVLDLG, from the coding sequence ATGCCCCGCCGTCAAGACATACAGAAAATACTGCTGTTAGGCTCTGGCCCCATTGTCATCGGACAAGCCTGTGAGTTTGACTATTCTGGGACTCAAGCCTGTAAAGCCCTGCGAGAAGAAGGCTACGAAGTGGTGTTAGTCAATTCTAACCCCGCAACGATTATGACCGATCCAGAAACGGCTGATCGTACCTATATTGAGCCGCTAACACCAGATATTGTCGAAAAAGTCATTGCTAAAGAACGTCCTGATGCTTTGCTACCCACAATGGGAGGACAAACTGCGCTGAATCTGGCTGTAGCCCTGGCGAAAAGTGGCGCACTAGATAAGTATAATGTTGAGTTAATTGGCGCAAAGTTACCAGCGATAGAGAAAGCCGAAGACCGCAAATTGTTTAACGAGGCTATGGCTAAAATAGGCGTGGCTGTGTGTCCTAGTGGTACAGCTTCATCTTTAGCAGAATCCAAGGAAATTGCCCAAAAAATTGGTACTTATCCCCTAATTATTCGTCCTGCCTTTACAATGGGTGGTACTGGTGGCGGTATTGCCTACAACAAAGAAGAATTTGAAGAAATGGCACAGGTAGGTATTGATGCTAGCCCTGTTTCCCAAATTCTGATTGACCAGTCCCTACTCGGTTGGAAAGAATACGAGTTGGAAGTTATGCGGGATTTGGCAGATAACGTGGTGATTATCTGTTCCATCGAAAATATTGACCCGATGGGTATCCATACAGGCGACTCCATTACCGTTGCTCCCGCCCAAACCCTGACTGATAAAGAATATCAGCGTCTGCGGGATATGGCGATTAAAATCATCCGCGAGATTGGTGTAGAAACTGGCGGTTCTAATATCCAATTTGCTGTTAATCCCGTGAATGGGGATGTGGTAGTCATTGAAATGAATCCTCGTGTTTCGCGGAGTTCGGCTTTGGCTTCTAAAGCTACAGGTTTTCCCATTGCAAAGATTGCGGCGAAGTTGGCTGTGGGTTATACCCTGGATGAAATTAAAAACGATATCACCAAGCAAACCCCCGCATCCTTTGAGCCGACTATTGACTATGTAGTTACCAAAATCCCCCGCTTTGCTTTTGAGAAGTTCCCCGGTTCAGACCCTGTGCTGACTACTCAAATGAAGTCCGTGGGTGAAGCAATGGCGATTGGGCGGACTTTTAATGAATCTTTCCAAAAGGCGTTACGTTCCTTAGAAACTGGACGCGCTGGCTGGGGTTGCGACCAACCAGAAAAGTTACCGAGTGGTGAACAAATTCGCGCTCAACTACGAACCCCTCATCCTGACAGGATTTTTGCGGTGCGTCATGCTTTACAACTGGGGTTAAGTACTGAGGAAATCTACGAACTTACGGCGATTGATCCGTGGTTCTTGGATAAAATGCAGCAAATGCTGGATGTGGAAAAATTCCTGAAGCGGACTCCTCTAAAACAGTTGACAAAAGAGCAATTTTATGAAGTGAAACGCGATGGTTTTAGCGATCGCCAAATAGCCTTTGCAACTAAAACCACTGAAGATGAAGTCCGCAGTTATCGCAAAGAGTTAGGCGTTATCCCCGTTTACAAAACTGTGGATACTTGCGCGGCTGAGTTTGAAGCTTTTACTCCGTACTATTACTCCACCTACGAAGACGAAACCGAAGTTTTACCTACCAGCAAACCCAAGGTGATGATTTTGGGCGGTGGTCCGAACCGCATCGGACAGGGAATTGAGTTTGACTATTGCTGTTGTCACGCCGCTTATGCGTTGAAGAAGGCGGGATTTGAGACAATTATGGTTAACTCTAATCCTGAGACGGTTTCTACCGATTATGACACAAGCGATCGCCTCTACTTTGAGCCGTTAACCAAAGAAGATGTGATCAACATTATCGAAGCGGAAAATCCGGTCGGCGTAATCATTCAGTTTGGCGGTCAAACACCCCTGAAATTGGCGGTTCCCTTAGAACAATTTCTCAAAAATCACCCGTCTCTCCCTACCAAAATTTGGGGAACATCCCCGGATTCTATCGATATGGCGGAAAATCGGGAACGCTTTGAGAAGATTCTCAACGAGTTGAATATTGCTCAACCACCTAATGGAATTGCTCGTAGTTACGAAGATGCGCTGATTGTCGCTAAACGCATTGGCTATCCGGTGGTTGTGCGTCCTAGTTATGTTTTGGGAGGACGAGCGATGGAAATCGTCTACTCTGATACAGATTTAGAACGTTACATGACCTTTGCGGTGTTGGTGGAACCCGAACATCCGATTTTAATTGATAAGTTCTTGGAAAATGCCATCGAAGTCGATGTGGATGCGATCGCCGATCATACAGGACGCGTAGTGATTGGTGGCATTATGGAACACATTGAGCAAGCGGGAATTCACTCAGGAGATTCTGCTTGTTCTTTACCGTCTATTTCCCTGTCGCCAGCAGTTCTGCAACAAATCCGCACCTGGACAGTGCAGTTAGCCCAAGCCTTATCAGTTGTGGGATTGATGAATATCCAATTTGCGGTTGTGGGCGCTCAAGGTTATTCTCCCCAAGTTTATATTTTGGAAGCCAACCCCCGCGCCTCGCGCACAGTACCATTTGTGTCTAAGTCTACTGGGATACCTTTGGCAAAAGTCGCATCCTTAATTATGTCTGGTAAAACCTTAGAGGAGCTTAACTTTACTAAAGAAGTGATTCCATCCCATATTGCTGTCAAAGAAGCAGTATTACCCTTTAATAAATTCCCTGGAACTGATACGATATTAGGCCCTGAAATGCGCTCGACTGGTGAAGTGATGGGAATCGACAGAGACTTTGGGCGGGCGTTTGCTAAGGCAGAATTAGCAGCGGGAGAGTTTTTACCCCTGAAAGGAACTGTATTTGTCTCCATGAGCGATCGCGATAAATCTGATGCCGTTAATGTAGTTAAAGAACTGATGACATTGGGCTTTACGGTGATGGCTACATTAGGTACACGCCGTGTCCTCCAGGAAAACGGCTTAGATGTGGAGTTAGTGCTGAAACTTCATGAAGGTCGTCCCCATGTCCTGGATGCGATTAAAAATCAGAAGATTCAACTGATTATTAACACACCTTCCGGGGAAGAAGCCCAAACTGATGCTAGGTTAATCCGGCGCACAGCCTTAGCATACAAAATCCCCATTATTACTACTATCGCTGGAGCCAGAGCGACTGTGGCTGCTATCCATTCACTACAGACTACTACTTTAGACGTAAAAGTTATCCAAGATTACTGCACGGTTCTTGACCTAGGCTAA